One Xyrauchen texanus isolate HMW12.3.18 chromosome 44, RBS_HiC_50CHRs, whole genome shotgun sequence DNA segment encodes these proteins:
- the LOC127636818 gene encoding nuclear receptor subfamily 2 group F member 1-B, with protein sequence MAMVVSVWRDPQEELAPGGSLDDHTGPGRDHHHHQQRPGAASHSPNTGLSSAEDKGQNSAQNQQHIECVVCGDKSSGKHYGQFSCEGCKSFFKRSVRRNLTYTCRANRSCPVDQHHRNQCQYCRLKKCLKVGMRREAVQRGRMPTNLPTPGHYALTNGDPLNGQYYLSGYISLLLRAEPYPTSRYGNQCMQSGNIIGIENICELAARLLFSAVEWARNIPFFPDLQITDQVSLLRLTWSELFVLNAAQCSMPLHVAPLLAAAGLHASPMSADRVVAFMDHIRFFQEQVEKLKALQVDSAEYSCAKAIVLFTSDACGLSDVPHIEGLQEKSQCALEEYVRGQYPNQPTRFGKLLLRLPALRMVSSSIIEQLFFIRLVGKTPIETLIRDMLLSGSSFNWPYMSIQ encoded by the exons ATGGCCATGGTGGTGAGTGTGTGGAGAGACCCGCAGGAAGAACTGGCACCAGGGGGATCCCTGGATGATCACACCGGACCGGGGAGAGACCACCACCATCACCAGCAGCGCCCGGGCGCAGCCTCGCATTCTCCCAACACTGGACTCTCCTCGGCGGAGGATAAAGGACAGAACTCGGCACAGAATCAGCAGCACATTGAGTGTGTGGTTTGCGGGGATAAATCCAGCGGGAAGCATTACGGACAGTTCAGCTGTGAGGGATGCAAAAGTTTCTTCAAGCGCAGTGTCAGGCGGAATTTAACGTACACGTGCCGTGCCAACCGAAGCTGCCCGGTGGACCAGCACCACAGAAACCAGTGCCAGTACTGCCGGCTGAAAAAATGCCTGAAAGTGGGCATGAGACGCGAAG CGGTTCAGCGAGGAAGAATGCCCACGAATCTGCCGACACCGGGCCATTACGCACTGACCAATGGAGATCCCCTAAATGGCCAATATTATCTATCCGGATACATCTCTCTCCTGCTTCGGGCTGAGCCATATCCAACATCCAGATATGGAAACCAGTGCATGCAATCCGGTAACATCATCGGCATAGAGAACATCTGCGAGCTGGCGGCCCGTTTGCTCTTCAGTGCGGTGGAATGGGCCAGGAACATCCCTTTCTTTCCTGATCTCCAAATCACGGATCAGGTGTCTCTGCTTAGACTCACCTGGAGTGAACTTTTCGTTTTAAACGCCGCGCAATGCTCCATGCCTCTCCACGTGGCTCCACTCCTCGCCGCCGCCGGTCTTCACGCGTCCCCGATGTCCGCGGACCGAGTCGTGGCCTTCATGGATCACATCCGATTCTTCCAGGAGCAGGTGGAAAAACTGAAGGCCCTGCAGGTGGACTCGGCCGAATACAGCTGTGCCAAAGCTATAGTGCTCTTCACATCAG ATGCATGCGGCCTTTCGGACGTCCCGCACATTGAAGGCCTTCAGGAGAAATCTCAGTGCGCGTTAGAGGAGTATGTGAGGGGTCAGTACCCGAACCAACCCACTCGCTTCGGCAAGCTGCTGCTGAGACTCCCGGCGCTCCGTATGGTCTCTTCCTCCATCATAGAGCAGCTTTTCTTCATTCGGCTGGTGGGTAAAACGCCCATTGAAACGCTCATCAGGGACATGCTGCTGTCTGGGAGTAGTTTTAACTGGCCCTACATGTCCATTCAATGA